TGATGGCCTTCTTTGACAAAATAGGCTTGCAGTTTGACATTGAGCAGATGGGTAAAATTGAAGATTTAATTTCAAGAAGCTGGAACAAACCGTATAAAGAACTTATCCCTGATTTTTTCAACCTGACATTTACAGAATATAAATAAACCTGAAAATCCTGAATAAACTAATGATCGTATTATAGCATGTAATATTGCCTAAAACTTATAATTAATAATGATAGAAGAAGAAATTAATTAATTGCGCTGTCATTAAGATTTTTCCATACGTCCGGATTATAACAAACCCAATATACCAAAAACAAAAAAGGAGATCAATTGCTTGATCTCCTTTTTTCCGATTCGTCGGGGCGGCAGGATTCGAACCTGCGACCTCCTGCTCCCAAAGCAGGCGCGATACCGGGCTACGCTACGCCCCGAAAAAGGACATCCATATCATGAATACCCCGTTGGGAGCGCAAACCTAACAAATTTTTTGAAAACTTACCACATTCCTATTCTATTTTTTTTCAAAATAACCCCAAAAACCCGGTTTACCTGCCTATCAAACATTCAAAAATCCGCCCTGCCTGCAAAAAATAAGCTTGCAGATGTGATTATCTGCAAGCTTCTCTAAAGGTCTCAATAAACGGTCGATTAAATATTTAGTTCTTAGAAACAAGTATCTTCTTCACATAAAAATCTCCATCATTATCCACCACTTTTAACAACACCACTCCTTTTAAAGTCACCGGAAGATTGATCCGGCATTCATCCCCAGGATTAAATAATTTCTGGAAAACCACCTCACCCAGGATATTTGACAGCGAAACCGCCCGGATATATTTATTCGTATAATCCCCCATTTTATGACTTAAACTTAAGTTGATGACATCAATTGCCGGATTAGGATAAGCAGCCACTTCAATCAACTTCTCTTCCTGTTGGTAAGATTGTATAGTATTGGTAACGCTATTGGTCATCACAGGTTTATACTGATCAAACTGAATGCTGGCAGCATTTACCAACGTCGTTCCCGCCATTATTCCCTTATCAGGCGAAACTGAAAAAGAGATATACCCCTGGCTACCATTCGCATCTGATACCGAATCAGTCAGATAAATGTTCTGGAAATGGAAAGTCAGCCTGTTCCCAGACAATGCCATACTTACCCCCGGATGACTGGATGCAACGACCTTCAGCGTTGAAAGATCCAGGCCCTCCGGCAGTTCGTCTATAATATAAACGTCCGAAGCCGGATGATTCCCTATATTCTGGAACTTGATTGTATAGGTTAACACATCAGATGACATGATATAGCCACCCTTACCATACCCAACCGGAGCCACTTCCATCTCGTTGGGATCAATAGCCCCCACAACAGTGTAAGTGGCCTTACTTTGATTATTTGAATAGTCGCAATCGTTAACGGCCCCGTCTATCCAGGCATTAAAAGTGATCGTATCCCCGATATTTACAGTTGAACTTACTGAATGATTAAAACTGATCAACCGATCCTCATATGCGCCCATATCGCTCAGATTCCAGGAAACAATTACATATTTAATCCCATTCTCAGTAACGGTCTCTGTTTTAGAGAATGGCTGGGATGCTTGTGATATTGATACCGTAGCCGGCATTTTCAGTTTGGCTACCAGGAACGGAATCTTACTAATCCCTTTATTCGAAACCATCCAGGTAAACTGGTTATTCGTATACCCTTTACGAATAGCTGTACTACCAAAGATTACAGCAGGATCACTACCATTGCAGGAAAGTATTATTGGTAACCAAACAGTATCTGGCTGCTTGCCCAGGGCAATAGTTACATTCATCTTACTGCAGGCAGGTACAACGTTTTTCCCGGGCAATGGCACAATTGTATATGCACCAGCATTTAACCTTGTATAAAAATAGCCTGCTTTATCAGAGAAAATATTATAACTATTATTTACCCTTACACTTCCTTCAGGCACCAATGGCTCCCCGGCATCCCTATGACAGTTATTATTCAGATCATTGTACAACGCGCCAACCAATTTTACAGACTGTGGTTCAGTGACCTGAATTATCTGCCTCGGCGCCACATTCACGATATATTGAATAATACCGCCCGGCCATTTCACCATTATTGAATCGACAGTAGTCGCTTTCCCCAAACCAAAATGTTGTTTATAACTGTTCTGCCCACCAAAACCTGACTGTGAATTTACTTCCCGCATCTGCCAGATGTTGTTTGCTTTTACGAAAACATCGGCACCCACAGCGGACTTATTAGACACTGTACCAGTGAGCTTGATTTCCAACCAGGCATTGCTGTTGCCATTATTAGTAAAAAACCCGTTCACCTGGCCGGAGTGTGTGCTTACGAAAAGATCAAGATCTCCATCATTATCATAATCACTCCATGCAGTTCCCATCGCTTTACCAAAATTGAAGGCAGGTAATTCATCGGTCTTACGCGTAAAATTACCCTTCCCGTCATTTAGGTAAAGAAAAGAACCATTCGAATCGTTAGCTACATATAAATCCTGGTCTCCATCGTTATCAATATCTGCAAACCCACATCCGTGCGAAGTTCCTTTGTCCTTCACCACCACACTATTTACTACTTTAGTAAAGTTGCCGCCACCATTATTGATGTACAGGAAATTCCCCTTCGAGTTAGCATTTGTGACAAAAAGGTCCAGGTCACCGTCATTATCTATATCACCCCAACAGCTTCCTACAGATTGTCCACCATCATTTGAAACTGCATTATCAACCCGGGAGAATTTACCATTCCCCTCATTATGAAACAGTGAATTCTTATAGCCATTCCCGTTAGGAACAAACAAATCCGGGTAACCATCCGCATCATAATCAGCCCAGGTAGGTCCTACTGATTGATTTGCCTGCATTGGAATAACATCATCCAGCTCTTTTTCATATCCACCACTACCAGTACTATGGTATAATTCATTGTAACGGGTAGGGAAATAATTGCAGAGGAAGAGATCTGCTTTGCCATCCTTATCATAATCAG
This window of the Chitinophaga sancti genome carries:
- a CDS encoding FG-GAP-like repeat-containing protein, giving the protein MKKGILLFILILLINKLFATGEPSTYFQIYVPPNNDAVRRDVALIVTAIYDSTTFEIIDDGADGDTDDSKSGILMAGQSYVLYIRDNGINDDARYASGGILKWDGDYFIVKSNKLVYASQSTNSDWQHDWVPSTDKKSIGQKFIIYSPPYSSSKRDINVFPYDNNTTVIFKKISTQPKTNTGFTDVKMGQDSVVFTRKLNIGEDIIYKYTNGRDIMGAGETYMIISDKPITVQYGALYGNERDGGGYVPTSNGSSSGELMYFAVPYQSGGEQEIRIVSWDDANAVKLERYNNGSWVAVKSFTLNRLQANDWVGKTEGNVSYSTVFRITCTAGKRVSVFEGNWFETGAPGTSDMATMVSAENGTTSGNKFLSYMAPPSSENNVVDPFTGKAFGQLLTHVYMFSIKGAVVTVKDAYTGGKKINRVFKIAPGRYADCYLTLSDWKSIYNGTGTPSGPERPYLLIESDNNISVMNSNFQDNWMCYTGTPLEQSFTEYSITSNSNAIPADTVKVTAYINAGSDVAGTKVQVIVEDGLKIVNSTFSGPATPTISGTINVDKDKITAEFDNTPNLKSGGQYKVETMMIAAANDNENAPIKKAVNSTVETIVTGMVNGQLQQSSTTEVVNVNPLNASKLIFSNFSDNLVSKDSTDSWTANWVDVNNDGYDDLFVPDRRSNFPCLLYLNDKKGGFARHTANSFVKDTAISMAGSWVDADNDGDLDLLVINNTRKPNAFYVNNNGTLVRNNDLPFVKNVSYYHGAAFADYDKDGKADLFLCNYFPTRYNELYHSTGSGGYEKELDDVIPMQANQSVGPTWADYDADGYPDLFVPNGNGYKNSLFHNEGNGKFSRVDNAVSNDGGQSVGSCWGDIDNDGDLDLFVTNANSKGNFLYINNGGGNFTKVVNSVVVKDKGTSHGCGFADIDNDGDQDLYVANDSNGSFLYLNDGKGNFTRKTDELPAFNFGKAMGTAWSDYDNDGDLDLFVSTHSGQVNGFFTNNGNSNAWLEIKLTGTVSNKSAVGADVFVKANNIWQMREVNSQSGFGGQNSYKQHFGLGKATTVDSIMVKWPGGIIQYIVNVAPRQIIQVTEPQSVKLVGALYNDLNNNCHRDAGEPLVPEGSVRVNNSYNIFSDKAGYFYTRLNAGAYTIVPLPGKNVVPACSKMNVTIALGKQPDTVWLPIILSCNGSDPAVIFGSTAIRKGYTNNQFTWMVSNKGISKIPFLVAKLKMPATVSISQASQPFSKTETVTENGIKYVIVSWNLSDMGAYEDRLISFNHSVSSTVNIGDTITFNAWIDGAVNDCDYSNNQSKATYTVVGAIDPNEMEVAPVGYGKGGYIMSSDVLTYTIKFQNIGNHPASDVYIIDELPEGLDLSTLKVVASSHPGVSMALSGNRLTFHFQNIYLTDSVSDANGSQGYISFSVSPDKGIMAGTTLVNAASIQFDQYKPVMTNSVTNTIQSYQQEEKLIEVAAYPNPAIDVINLSLSHKMGDYTNKYIRAVSLSNILGEVVFQKLFNPGDECRINLPVTLKGVVLLKVVDNDGDFYVKKILVSKN